The following proteins come from a genomic window of Peptoniphilus equinus:
- the hemZ gene encoding coproporphyrinogen dehydrogenase HemZ has product MIHITAPTEALRHEIYEYLRLLFPTYEYDRTMEATLKDGVLFVTSDGFSTALPLASAENNDVKRAIYDAYVNCGFKSPPWGILRGIRPTKLALQLYTENPDTAYDRFRSLYRVSDAKAQLTFDILKRQLPIIDTYRGTVSLYVHIPFCPSRCTYCSFHTLSLNEAHMDTYVATLIQDMDRVLPTLKNKVGTIYIGGGTPTAIGQDRLEQILMKLDCLAPHEYTVEAGREDTLDDGMFQMLRAHGVNRISINPQSFHEPTLRAINRRGTVADVLACYYSARQYFDCINMDLIVGLEHEDENTVLASLQSAIDLQPENITVHALAQKNGTAYLASHLGEQYSWNFSETINDRLVNAGYEPYYLYRQKRSLGGTENIGYCKKGTICDYNVIMIEEVTDIIGLGMSATSKLYEGERFKQIVNFRNFETYLNRHSETTEKIIQRMRCL; this is encoded by the coding sequence ATGATTCATATTACTGCCCCCACAGAAGCTTTAAGACATGAAATCTATGAATACTTGAGGTTGCTTTTCCCGACTTATGAGTACGACCGAACCATGGAAGCAACACTAAAAGATGGCGTCCTGTTTGTAACAAGTGATGGTTTTTCCACTGCTCTCCCGTTAGCGTCCGCAGAGAACAATGATGTCAAAAGAGCGATTTATGACGCGTATGTCAATTGTGGTTTTAAGTCGCCGCCATGGGGAATACTTCGAGGGATTCGTCCTACAAAACTGGCGTTACAACTTTACACTGAAAATCCCGACACAGCTTATGACAGATTTCGATCGCTTTACCGTGTGAGCGATGCCAAAGCGCAATTGACTTTTGATATTTTAAAACGACAACTGCCTATTATTGATACATATCGCGGCACGGTAAGTTTATATGTGCACATTCCTTTTTGTCCAAGCCGGTGCACCTACTGTTCATTTCACACATTAAGTCTTAACGAAGCACACATGGACACTTATGTGGCGACGCTGATTCAAGACATGGACCGCGTGTTGCCGACTTTAAAAAACAAGGTGGGTACTATCTATATTGGCGGAGGAACACCCACGGCCATTGGGCAAGACCGTCTGGAGCAAATCTTGATGAAACTGGACTGTTTGGCGCCGCATGAATACACCGTGGAAGCCGGACGGGAAGACACACTGGACGATGGAATGTTTCAAATGTTAAGAGCACACGGTGTCAATCGTATCAGTATCAATCCCCAGAGTTTTCATGAACCGACGCTAAGGGCGATTAATCGACGCGGGACAGTGGCAGATGTGCTAGCATGTTATTACAGTGCCCGTCAATATTTCGATTGTATCAACATGGATCTCATTGTGGGATTGGAGCATGAAGATGAAAATACAGTGCTGGCGTCGTTACAATCTGCCATAGATTTGCAACCTGAAAATATTACCGTACACGCTTTGGCTCAAAAAAACGGGACAGCCTATTTAGCTTCGCACTTAGGTGAGCAGTATAGCTGGAATTTTTCGGAGACTATTAATGACCGTTTGGTCAATGCCGGATATGAACCTTATTATCTCTATCGTCAAAAGCGAAGCCTTGGGGGAACGGAAAATATCGGCTATTGCAAAAAAGGAACCATCTGCGATTACAATGTTATAATGATTGAAGAAGTGACCGACATTATAGGTTTGGGAATGAGTGCGACGTCCAAACTTTATGAAGGGGAGCGTTTCAAACAAATTGTCAATTTTAGAAATTTTGAAACGTATTTAAATCGTCATAGTGAAACAACTGAGAAGATTATTCAAAGGATGAGGTGCTTATGA
- a CDS encoding SoxR reducing system RseC family protein: MMKNPGIVVEENGDFVTILSMRQSACGSSCESCSSHCESEPMRVKAVNTIHAEIGDRVEMEISSNRVLSYIGLIYGIPLVTFLIGVVTSYAATGNELISFAVGIVVLALTYIAIKAVDSRKNFTGSDIKLRKITS; this comes from the coding sequence ATGATGAAAAATCCGGGCATTGTTGTGGAAGAGAATGGTGACTTTGTCACTATATTAAGTATGAGACAAAGTGCTTGCGGGAGCAGCTGTGAGTCATGTTCTTCACACTGTGAGTCAGAACCTATGCGCGTCAAAGCGGTTAATACCATTCATGCCGAAATTGGCGATCGCGTTGAGATGGAAATCAGCTCGAATCGTGTGCTTTCCTATATTGGATTGATATATGGGATTCCGCTGGTGACTTTTTTAATTGGTGTGGTGACAAGTTATGCAGCGACAGGCAATGAGTTGATAAGCTTTGCCGTGGGCATCGTTGTTTTAGCTTTGACCTATATAGCGATTAAAGCTGTTGATTCCAGAAAAAACTTCACAGGCTCCGATATTAAACTCAGAAAGATAACTTCATGA
- a CDS encoding enoyl-CoA hydratase/isomerase family protein, with translation MIQTTIENGVAVIRLNRDEKLNALNFSMILELQDLLHHLAEDAQVKGLVLKGGSKAFCAGGDVVDLYKHYIIRGKDPNPFFATEFKVDNQIETFPKPVVALVHGITMGGGVGLSCGADFIVADETTTWAMPETRLGIVPDVGVGYYLSKLPRPVALYLSLLGVSITGSDMMKLGLATHYVKSKSLIQLESDLIACGMATTADIRTVLDAYRVPTVTTALDKAKSDIDRYFDSTTLEALLDNLSKGSDWGKDVYQWFQDKSPLSLKLVFGKYDVGKALTRQETFEMDEKILDYCYVTGNMGEGIRAAMIDKDPPHFKPTSVQDVDDDVVSRLLSKRERVVK, from the coding sequence ATGATTCAAACAACAATAGAAAATGGGGTTGCCGTGATTCGGTTGAACCGAGATGAGAAACTGAATGCACTGAATTTTTCTATGATTTTGGAACTGCAAGATCTCTTGCATCACTTGGCAGAGGATGCTCAGGTTAAAGGTCTGGTTTTAAAAGGTGGATCGAAGGCTTTTTGTGCCGGAGGTGATGTGGTGGATCTGTATAAACACTACATCATTCGGGGGAAGGATCCCAATCCTTTCTTCGCCACGGAATTTAAAGTCGATAATCAAATAGAGACTTTCCCTAAACCTGTTGTGGCGTTGGTCCATGGTATTACCATGGGAGGCGGTGTCGGATTAAGTTGCGGCGCTGACTTTATTGTGGCGGATGAAACCACGACGTGGGCCATGCCGGAAACACGCCTTGGTATTGTGCCGGATGTGGGGGTAGGGTATTATCTCTCGAAGCTGCCACGCCCTGTCGCGTTGTATCTATCCCTTCTTGGCGTTTCAATTACAGGCTCTGACATGATGAAACTCGGTCTTGCCACACACTATGTGAAAAGCAAGTCCCTAATCCAACTGGAGTCAGATCTTATAGCTTGCGGCATGGCGACGACAGCTGATATCCGAACTGTCTTGGACGCCTACAGAGTCCCTACAGTGACGACAGCATTGGATAAAGCCAAGTCAGATATTGATCGTTATTTTGACAGCACCACTTTGGAGGCACTCTTAGATAATTTATCCAAAGGCAGTGACTGGGGAAAGGATGTCTACCAATGGTTCCAAGACAAATCGCCCCTGTCATTAAAGCTAGTCTTTGGCAAATATGACGTGGGCAAAGCTTTGACGCGGCAGGAGACTTTTGAGATGGACGAGAAGATTCTCGACTATTGTTATGTCACGGGGAATATGGGTGAGGGCATTCGGGCTGCGATGATTGACAAAGACCCGCCTCATTTTAAGCCGACCTCAGTTCAAGATGTGGATGATGATGTGGTGAGTCGTCTGTTAAGCAAGCGTGAACGTGTAGTAAAGTAG
- a CDS encoding Mur ligase family protein — protein MKLSKLFENFESYGVTDREISNIRYNSKEVKPGDVFVAIKGYITDGHEYIQDAKNRGAVIAVVEDRSSVAIDQVQVDNSRQTLAMMSDRYFDHPSKKLDLVGITATNGKTTTSFMVDAIYREAGYTTGIIGTVYTKYADVMVPSILTTPESYDLQEFLADMAAKGIEKVNMEVSSSGQELYRNYGIAFDIVTFNNFSREHIDQHGSFEAYLKYKSRLIKDAPATTVSVLNMDFEAIADLKSQTSSQVLAYSLEHLNEDCGIKNLDLSTGFGKYTFCVLRPVHTTKADLEPMAFDIELGSSGYASVMNSMAAIIVGLLEGIEPEVIQRALKKFTGVERRSEIIFNDHFKILDDHFANVRNIEVTLDTLKQMDYDNLHVLYAIRGSRGVHLNEETSEKMCEIFRQLNPVTFMATKSEETVSKKDVVTEEEEAVFKRVTNAHGFDVPIYRRLDEAIAAVLDRAEEGDIVLLAGCQGMDKGAGVVYKVLKDRYDVSTLAEKVKNRVC, from the coding sequence ATGAAGCTGAGTAAATTATTTGAGAACTTTGAGTCCTATGGTGTGACTGACAGAGAAATCTCCAACATCCGGTATAATTCCAAGGAAGTGAAACCCGGAGATGTGTTCGTAGCTATCAAAGGCTACATCACCGACGGGCATGAGTACATTCAAGATGCAAAAAATCGCGGTGCAGTTATTGCTGTCGTGGAAGATCGGAGTTCCGTAGCCATTGATCAAGTTCAAGTGGATAATTCACGACAAACTCTTGCGATGATGAGTGATCGATATTTTGACCATCCTTCAAAAAAATTGGACCTTGTAGGCATTACTGCCACTAACGGTAAGACGACGACATCATTTATGGTAGATGCCATTTATCGGGAAGCAGGATACACGACAGGCATTATTGGGACGGTCTATACCAAGTACGCCGATGTCATGGTACCTTCCATTCTCACCACGCCGGAGTCATATGATTTACAGGAATTTTTGGCAGACATGGCGGCAAAGGGCATCGAGAAGGTCAATATGGAGGTCTCCTCGTCAGGTCAGGAACTTTATCGCAACTATGGCATCGCATTCGACATTGTCACGTTCAACAACTTTTCTCGTGAGCACATTGATCAACACGGCAGTTTTGAGGCGTACTTAAAATATAAATCCCGTCTTATCAAAGATGCGCCGGCGACAACGGTCAGCGTATTAAACATGGACTTTGAAGCGATTGCTGATTTGAAATCTCAAACGTCATCTCAAGTGCTGGCCTATAGTCTTGAGCATTTAAACGAAGACTGCGGTATTAAAAATTTGGATCTGTCGACAGGGTTTGGAAAGTATACTTTTTGCGTCCTGCGACCTGTGCACACGACTAAAGCTGATTTGGAGCCGATGGCATTTGATATTGAGCTGGGAAGCTCTGGCTATGCCTCGGTGATGAACAGTATGGCAGCCATTATTGTCGGATTACTCGAGGGCATTGAACCTGAGGTCATTCAGAGGGCACTTAAAAAGTTTACCGGTGTGGAACGTCGCTCTGAGATTATATTCAATGATCACTTTAAAATTTTGGATGATCACTTTGCCAATGTTCGCAATATTGAAGTCACGCTGGATACGTTAAAACAAATGGACTATGATAACTTGCATGTGCTCTATGCCATTCGAGGCAGTCGCGGTGTTCACCTCAATGAAGAAACTTCGGAAAAAATGTGTGAGATTTTCAGACAGCTAAATCCGGTGACGTTTATGGCAACTAAATCCGAAGAGACGGTTTCTAAAAAAGATGTGGTAACCGAGGAAGAAGAAGCCGTGTTCAAACGAGTGACGAATGCTCACGGGTTTGATGTGCCGATCTATCGTCGTTTGGATGAAGCGATTGCGGCGGTTCTCGATCGAGCTGAAGAGGGCGACATCGTCCTTCTTGCAGGTTGCCAAGGCATGGACAAAGGGGCCGGTGTGGTCTACAAGGTGTTGAAAGATCGGTATGATGTCAGCACATTGGCAGAGAAAGTGAAGAACCGTGTGTGCTAA
- the aspS gene encoding aspartate--tRNA ligase yields MVDSIKGMQRTHYAGALREDNIGEMVTVMGWVAKERNLGSIIFCDIRDREGIVQVVFDDTVGDALFDKASTLRSEYVVGISGAVRMRASVNNDIPTGKVEILATDLKIFNESDVPPIYIKDDDNVQETMRLKYRALDLRKPEMQKRLFARAKFYKVVHDFFNDEGFIEVETPMLTKPTPEGARDYLVPSRINPGQFYALPQSPQLMKQLLMCSGFDRYYQITKCFRDEDLRANRQPEFTQIDTEMSFVDVDDVIATHEKFLKKAFKDMLNVDITLPIRRMAYQDAMDRFGVDKPDLRFELELVNISDVVKGCGFKVFESAVEHGSVRGINIKNGAEHFSRKKIDKLEEVAKTYGAKGLAWIKKTDDGIQSPIAKFLDETVTHSILDAMEAEVGDLLVFVADDNDIVYDALGNLRNHIARELDLIDENRYELVWITDFPLFEYDREEGRYVAKHHPFTAPKDEDLHLLDTNPHECRAKAYDIVINGDEMGGGSIRINDPLIQAKMFEALGFTKEDAELKFGFLIEAFKYGAPPHGGIAYGLDRMVMLFTGTSNIRDVIAFPKTQKATDLLTGAPTEVGNEQLEEVHIKTID; encoded by the coding sequence ATGGTAGATTCAATTAAAGGAATGCAACGCACCCATTATGCCGGTGCGTTAAGAGAAGATAATATCGGCGAGATGGTCACCGTCATGGGCTGGGTTGCCAAAGAGCGCAACCTCGGTTCTATTATCTTTTGTGATATTCGGGATAGAGAAGGTATTGTACAAGTGGTCTTTGACGATACGGTGGGTGATGCACTTTTTGACAAGGCAAGCACACTTCGTTCGGAGTACGTTGTCGGGATTAGCGGCGCAGTTCGTATGCGAGCATCGGTAAATAACGATATCCCAACAGGAAAGGTGGAAATTTTAGCTACTGATCTTAAAATTTTCAACGAATCAGACGTGCCGCCTATATATATTAAAGATGACGACAATGTACAAGAAACTATGCGGTTAAAGTATCGGGCGTTGGATCTTCGCAAACCGGAGATGCAAAAGCGTCTCTTTGCACGTGCGAAATTTTATAAAGTGGTACATGACTTTTTTAATGACGAAGGATTTATTGAAGTGGAAACTCCGATGCTGACCAAACCGACACCGGAAGGTGCTCGGGATTACTTGGTGCCGTCACGAATCAATCCGGGGCAATTTTATGCACTGCCACAGTCCCCACAATTGATGAAACAGCTTTTGATGTGCTCCGGCTTTGATCGTTACTACCAAATCACAAAATGTTTTCGTGATGAAGACCTTCGCGCCAATCGCCAGCCGGAATTCACGCAAATTGATACAGAGATGAGCTTTGTGGACGTCGATGATGTGATTGCGACTCACGAGAAGTTCTTGAAAAAAGCGTTTAAAGATATGTTAAACGTGGATATCACCTTACCAATCCGTCGCATGGCATATCAGGACGCTATGGATCGATTCGGTGTGGACAAGCCTGATTTAAGATTTGAACTGGAACTGGTCAATATTTCCGATGTCGTCAAAGGGTGTGGCTTTAAAGTTTTTGAATCCGCAGTAGAACACGGTTCTGTGCGAGGTATCAACATCAAAAACGGCGCTGAGCACTTTTCTCGAAAGAAGATTGATAAATTGGAAGAGGTTGCCAAAACATACGGGGCCAAAGGACTCGCATGGATCAAAAAGACAGATGACGGTATCCAGTCTCCAATTGCTAAATTTTTAGATGAGACGGTGACGCACAGTATTTTAGATGCAATGGAAGCTGAAGTCGGCGATTTGTTAGTCTTTGTTGCCGATGATAATGACATCGTCTATGATGCTTTGGGCAATCTTCGTAATCACATCGCCAGAGAATTGGATCTCATTGATGAAAATCGATACGAATTGGTATGGATTACGGATTTCCCTCTGTTTGAATACGACAGAGAAGAAGGACGCTACGTCGCTAAGCACCATCCATTCACTGCACCGAAAGACGAAGATTTGCATCTTCTTGATACCAACCCGCATGAATGCCGTGCAAAAGCGTATGACATCGTCATTAACGGCGATGAAATGGGTGGCGGTTCCATTCGTATCAATGATCCGCTCATTCAGGCAAAAATGTTTGAAGCACTTGGGTTCACCAAGGAGGATGCGGAACTTAAATTTGGTTTCTTAATTGAAGCCTTTAAATATGGTGCACCGCCACATGGTGGCATTGCCTATGGTCTTGATCGGATGGTTATGCTTTTTACCGGCACGTCCAACATCCGTGATGTCATTGCTTTTCCAAAGACACAGAAAGCGACTGATTTATTGACCGGTGCACCGACGGAAGTTGGTAACGAACAATTAGAGGAAGTACACATTAAGACCATAGATTGA